CAGGGCGGTGATCACTTCAGTGCGGGTGCGGCGGCCGGCGAGGACCTCCATCAGGTAGCCCGCGGAGCAACCCCGGACGTCGAAGCCCACCTCCGCCATAAGATCGTGAAGCTCAAAGAGACGATCTCCAACAAGTACAACGAACTGAATCGGCTGCGAGCCGACGTCCCCGCGCTCGTCCGAGTCATCAATCAGCTCACGCTCGAGAATCAAGAACTCCGCAACGCACTCACCAGGCCCCACCCGAACGTCGTCCCCATCCAGCGGAAACGACTCCCCCCGGACGAGTGACGGCGCGCCTCACCCTCGGCTGCGCAATCAGCTACTGGCGACGCCTCAAAGAAGCAGTACTGACCTGAGTCCTCAGCCCGAACCGGCGACCAGTGCCTCGCCGAGCGGGGTGCGCCGGTAGAGCACGGACCGTCCGGACCGGGCGCGGACGAGCAGTCCCGCGCCTCGCAGGATGGCGAGGTGGTCTCCTACAGCGCCGGGTGTCATGGCGAGGCTCCGGGCGAGGTGGCTGGTACTGGCGGGGGCGTCCAGCGCCACCAGCAGCCGGGCTCGGGCCCGGCCGACCAGAGCGGTCAGCGCGTCCGGTTGGGGAACGGTCTCCTGTTCGCCCCACAGGGCGGCGGTGCCGCGGGCAGGATAGACCAAGGTCCTGGGCCAGGGGTCTTCCAGGTGGGCGGCGATATTCCCGACGAAGACCGAAGGGATCAGCAGTAGCCCGTCGCCGGCGAGGCGGACTGTTCCGTCCCGGAAGTGGCCGATCTCGATACCGCCGGTGCGCCAGGCGATGCTCGGGTGCAGGCTCTCGATGGTCGTGGCCCAGCCGTGTTGGCCGATCACACCCACCCGGTGCACGACATCGCGCTCACAAATCGTGCGCAGTTGCGGCCAGTCCGGGGCGAGTAGCTCGTGCCACGCCTGGTCCATCGCCTCGGCGATCCTGGAGACGGCGTCGGTCGAGTCCAGCACTGCGCGTACGCGGGGGTCTCGGGCCAACGGGCCGGTCGCGGTGGTGGCGAATTCGTGGCGGGCCGCTTCCAGCGGTGTGGCCCGGATCATGGCCAGGTCGTCTGCCCAGGTCTGGTTGAGGCCGCGCGGGGGCGGGGCGACGAAGTTCGGTCCGGATTGCAGGGTGTGCAGGGCGAGGGCGGCGTTCAGTTCGCTCTCGCGGCGAAGGCGTTCAAAGGCCGGCAGGAGCCGGGTGGCCCAGGCTCGCGGCAGCGGCCGGTCGTGGCCGGCGAGCGAGCGCAGCAGCGAGCACAGGTCCATCGCGGGCGACAGCGCGAAGCGGCTGCGCAGCAGGTCCTCGACGGAGACTTCGAAGCGCAGCACCCAGCCATGCTACCGAAGGACGTCTGCTCCGATTCGTCCAGCGACGAATCATTGGTGAGTGGCATCGGCGCACGGCGAGGCTGCGCGTCATGACCCCAACCGCCGAGCCCGCGCAGGGCAACCACCGTGCCACCTACCGGGAGGTGCTGGCCGAGCCGCGATTCCGGCTGCTCTTCTCAACCCGCACCGTCGCGATCACTGCGGACGCGCTGCGGATCACCACGTTCTCGGTTCTGGTCTTCGCGGGCACCGGCTCCGCGCTGTTGAGCGCACTGGCCTTCGGCATCGGCTTCCTCCCGCAGTTGTTCGGCTCGCTGCTGCTGGGCTCACTGGCCGACCGACTGCCGCCCCGCGCGCTCATTACCGGCGGCTACGCCTTGGAGTGCGCCGCCGCCCTGCTGCTCGCCCTGGTGCGGATGCCGATCGCGGCAAGCCTTGGTGTCGTGGCGCTGGTCGCCCTCGCCACACCGGTGTTTCACGGCGCGTCGAGTCGGCTGGTCGCGCAGTCGCTGGAGGGCGACGCCTATGTACTGGGCCGTTCACTGAACAACATCGCTGCCTCCGGCGCGCAATTGTTCGGTCTGGCGCTGGGAGGTGCGGCCGTCGCGGCACTCGGCCCGCGCCGGGCGCTCGCGGTCAGCGCCGCCCTCTACCTCGGCTGCGCGCTCGCCATCCGCATCCGGCTACCCCGGCTGCAGTGGGGAGAGTTCGGCGGCACACCCGGCAGCGCTCGGGGCGATAGCGGGGCCGTCCGGGCAAGCCTGCACGGTGCCGGCCTGCTGCTGCGCGGACGCACAGTGCGACGACTGATGCTGGCCCAGTGGCTACCGCCCGCGTTCGTAGCGGG
This DNA window, taken from Streptomyces sp. NBC_01445, encodes the following:
- a CDS encoding ArsR/SmtB family transcription factor, whose protein sequence is MLRFEVSVEDLLRSRFALSPAMDLCSLLRSLAGHDRPLPRAWATRLLPAFERLRRESELNAALALHTLQSGPNFVAPPPRGLNQTWADDLAMIRATPLEAARHEFATTATGPLARDPRVRAVLDSTDAVSRIAEAMDQAWHELLAPDWPQLRTICERDVVHRVGVIGQHGWATTIESLHPSIAWRTGGIEIGHFRDGTVRLAGDGLLLIPSVFVGNIAAHLEDPWPRTLVYPARGTAALWGEQETVPQPDALTALVGRARARLLVALDAPASTSHLARSLAMTPGAVGDHLAILRGAGLLVRARSGRSVLYRRTPLGEALVAGSG
- a CDS encoding MFS transporter, with the protein product MTPTAEPAQGNHRATYREVLAEPRFRLLFSTRTVAITADALRITTFSVLVFAGTGSALLSALAFGIGFLPQLFGSLLLGSLADRLPPRALITGGYALECAAALLLALVRMPIAASLGVVALVALATPVFHGASSRLVAQSLEGDAYVLGRSLNNIAASGAQLFGLALGGAAVAALGPRRALAVSAALYLGCALAIRIRLPRLQWGEFGGTPGSARGDSGAVRASLHGAGLLLRGRTVRRLMLAQWLPPAFVAGAEGLIVAYAGERHFAPGWYAVLMGCLPVGMLVGDLLVGRLLRPRTRERLVVPLIALMGLPLIGFAAEPGVGVSSCLLLLSGLGYAYGLGLQRPFLDALPQDGQGQAFGLLGSGSMTLQGVGPACFGAVAAGIGTGGAIALAGGAAALAAGWILTWHLPTSPVPATTQPDPQDLNTLT